In one window of Helianthus annuus cultivar XRQ/B chromosome 17, HanXRQr2.0-SUNRISE, whole genome shotgun sequence DNA:
- the LOC110923124 gene encoding pyruvate kinase, cytosolic isozyme codes for MSNIDIEGILKDLPNDGRIPKTKIVCTLGPASRSVVMCEKLLRAGMNVARFNFSHGTHEYHQETLNNLRIAMQNTQILCAVMLDTKGPEIRTGFLQNEKPIQLKEGREITISTDYTIKGDEETISMSYKKLPVDLKPGNTILCADGTITLTVLSCDPASGTVRCRCENTAMLGERKNVNLPGVVVDLPTLTEKDKEDILQWGVPNNIDMIALSFVRKGSDLVNVRKVLGPHAKNIQLMSKVENQEGVVNFDEILRETDSFMVARGDLGMEIPVEKIFLAQKMMIYKCNLAGKPVVTATQMLESMIKSPRPTRAEATDVANAVLDGTDCVMLSGESAAGAYPEIAVKTMARICIEAESSLDYGVIFKEMIRSTPLPMSPLESLASSAVRTANKAHAKLIVVLTRGGSTAKLVAKYRPAVPILSVVVPVLSTDSFDWTCSDEAPARHSLVYRGLIPLLAEGSAKATDAESTEVILEAALKSATAKGLCKKGDAVVALHRIGAASVIKICIVK; via the exons ATGTCAAACATAGACATTGAGGGGATCCTAAAGGACCTTCCTAATGACGGACGTATTCCAAAAACAAAGATTGTATGCACCCTGGGCCCGGCTTCTCGGTCTGTGGTTATGTGTGAGAAGCTACTGAGGGCAGGAATGAATGTTGCCCGTTTCAACTTCTCTCACGGGACCCACGAGTATCATCAAGAGACATTGAACAATCTTCGGATTGCCATGCAAAATACTCAAATCTTGTGTGCAGTGATGCTCGACACCAAG GGGCCCGAGATTCGAACTGGATTTTTACAAAACGAGAAACCAATTCAACTCAAGGAAGGCCGGGAGATCACGATAAGCACCGATTACACCATTAAAGGAGACGAAGAAACCATATCTATGAGCTACAAGAAATTACCCGTTGACTTAAAGCCCGGCAACACAATCTTATGCGCAGATGGCACCATCACCTTAACCGTTTTGTCATGTGATCCAGCATCTGGGACCGTTAGATGCCGCTGTGAGAACACAGCCATGTTAGGTGAGAGAAAAAACGTGAATCTTCCGGGTGTGGTTGTTGATCTTCCTACACTAACTGAAAAGGATAAAGAAGACATTCTTCAATGGGGCGTTCCTAATAATATTGATATGATTGCGCTTTCGTTTGTCCGTAAGGGATCTGATCTTGTGAATGTTCGCAAAGTTCTTGGCCCGCATGCCAAGAATATTCAGTTGATGTCAAAG GTTGAGAACCAGGAAGGAGTAGTAAACTTTGACGAGATCTTGCGTGAGACCGACTCATTCATGGTTGCTCGTGGTGATCTGGGAATGGAGATTCCAGTCGAAAAGATCTTCTTGGCCCAAAAAATGATGATCTACAAATGCAATCTAGCTGGAAAGCCCGTTGTAACTGCAACACAAATGCTCGAGTCCATGATCAAATCACCCCGGCCCACCCGTGCTGAAGCCACTGACGTGGCAAATGCGGTTCTCGATGGAACCGATTGTGTCATGCTTAGCGGTGAAAGTGCAGCCGGTGCATACCCTGAAATAGCCGTCAAAACCATGGCCCGCATCTGCATTGAAGCCGAGTCGTCTCTCGACTACGGAGTCATATTCAAGGAGATGATAAGGTCAACCCCGCTGCCAATGAGCCCGTTAGAGTCGCTTGCATCATCTGCGGTTAGAACGGCTAACAAGGCTCATGCGAAACTCATTGTGGTTCTAACCAGGGGTGGATCCACAGCCAAGTTAGTAGCAAAGTACAGACCCGCGGTTCCGATATTGTCAGTGGTGGTGCCTGTTTTGTCGACTGACTCGTTTGACTGGACCTGTAGTGACGAGGCTCCAGCTAGGCATAGTTTGGTTTACAGGGGATTGATTCCGCTTCTTGCTGAGGGGTCCGCTAAGGCTACTGATGCTGAGTCTACGGAGGTGATTTTGGAAGCTGCTTTGAAATCGGCAACTGCGAAAGGGCTGTGCAAGAAGGGTGATGCTGTTGTGGCACTCCACCGTATCGGTGCTGCATCTGTCATCAAGATTTGCATAGTCAAGTAA
- the LOC110922132 gene encoding putative glycosyltransferase 7, with the protein MVVFSHANWRKPTIRTLDRPSIFLAGALTALIILWAFFFFSTINSPPNNTCNCNQPDPAFNLQFDPPVSTFYDDPSFGYTLNKPITNWDKKREIWLTLHPSFKPRSRDRVLIVTGSRSTPCKSPTGDHFLLKFYRNKVDYCRIHGYDIFYNNVLLDRNMPSCWAKIPTVRAAMVAHPEAEWIWWLDEDAAFTDMEFKIPFEKYEGYNFVVHGWPKEVYEKKSWLGLNAGSFLIRNCQWSLDFLDSWADMGPRSKNYDKWADVLLNVFHHESDDQTALGYLLLKDHQKWYGKKMLIETGYYLEGYWVVIVDTLKNITERYLEIETSAGMLRRRHAEKVSERYGVLREPLLKDAGNEFGSWRRPFVTHFAGCQPCNGKHNPLFTAKGCRDAMNKALNFADNQVLRNYGFVHRNLSDPSVVSPLPFDYPA; encoded by the coding sequence ATGGTGGTATTCTCACACGCAAACTGGCGAAAGCCGACAATCCGCACCCTTGACCGGCCGTCAATCTTCCTCGCCGGAGCACTAACGGCGTTAATAATCCTCTgggctttcttcttcttctccactATAAACTCCCCACCCAACAACACCTGCAACTGCAACCAACCCGACCCGGCCTTCAACCTCCAATTCGACCCACCCGTTTCCACCTTCTACGACGACCCATCCTTCGGGTACACCCTCAACAAACCCATTACCAACTGGGACAAAAAAAGAGAAATCTGGCTCACACTACACCCATCGTTCAAGCCGAGGTCACGTGACCGGGTACTTATTGTAACCGGGTCACGTTCCACCCCATGCAAGAGTCCCACTGGAGACCACTTTTTGTTAAAATTCTACCGGAATAAGGTAGATTATTGTCGTATACACGGGTATGATATTTTTTACAATAATGTTTTACTGGATAGAAATATGCCTTCTTGTTGGGCTAAGATCCCAACGGTTCGGGCCGCCATGGTGGCCCACCCGGAAGCTGAGTGGATCTGGTGGCTGGACGAGGATGCTGCGTTTACCGACATGGAATTCAAGATCCCGTTCGAGAAATACGAGGGTTACAACTTTGTTGTTCATGGGTGGCCGAAAGAGGTGTACGAGAAGAAGAGTTGGTTAGGGTTAAACGCAGGATCTTTTCTGATTAGAAACTGTCAATGGTCGTTGGATTTTTTGGACTCGTGGGCCGATATGGGCCCACGGTCTAAAAACTATGACAAATGGGCTGATGTGTTGTTAAACGTGTTTCACCATGAGTCGGATGATCAAACGGCTCTGGGTTATTTGTTGTTGAAGGATCATCAAAAATGGTACGGGAAAAAAATGTTAATTGAAACGGGTTACTATTTGGAAGGTTATTGGGTTGTGATTGTGGATACTTTGAAAAATATTACCGAGCGGTATTTAGAAATAGAAACGAGTGCGGGTATGTTGCGAAGGCGACATGCCGAGAAAGTTAGCGAGCGTTACGGGGTGTTACGCGAGCCGTTGTTGAAAGATGCTGGTAATGAGTTTGGGAGTTGGAGACGGCCGTTTGTGACGCATTTTGCGGGGTGTCAACCGTGTAATGGGAAGCATAACCCGTTGTTTACTGCGAAAGGGTGTCGCGATGCGATGAACAAGGCTTTGAATTTTGCGGATAATCAGGTTTTGAGGAATTATGGGTTTGTTCATCGGAATTTGTCTGATCCGTCGGTTGTTTCGCCGTTGCCGTTTGATTATCCGGCGTGA